A region from the Halosolutus gelatinilyticus genome encodes:
- a CDS encoding ABC transporter ATP-binding protein, whose amino-acid sequence MARLELRNLHAEVAEGDEKILEGVDLEVESGEIHALMGPNGSGKSTTAKVIAGHPAYEVTEGEVLLHLDDDEFGDEVEIDEDQRTWDLLDLEPNERAALGVFLGFQYPAEIEGVTMTNFLRTALNAKIEEREELFEEDEGEEAEGDEGYETSPMEGPADDGEVGVAEFQQLLQEKMEQLDMDEKFAQRYLNAGFSGGEKKQNEVLQAAILEPSIAVLDEIDSGLDIDRLQDVSNGINALRDNVGTGILQITHYQRILDYVEPDHVHIMLDGQVVKSGDASLAEELEDKGYDWVRDEVYGAA is encoded by the coding sequence ATGGCACGTCTCGAACTACGCAACCTGCACGCGGAAGTGGCGGAGGGCGACGAGAAGATCCTCGAGGGCGTCGATCTCGAGGTCGAGTCGGGCGAGATCCACGCCCTGATGGGGCCCAACGGCTCCGGGAAGTCGACGACCGCGAAGGTCATCGCCGGCCACCCGGCCTACGAGGTCACCGAGGGCGAGGTGCTGCTCCACCTCGACGACGACGAGTTCGGCGACGAGGTCGAGATCGACGAGGACCAGCGCACCTGGGACCTGCTCGACCTCGAACCCAACGAGCGTGCCGCGCTCGGCGTCTTCCTCGGCTTCCAGTACCCGGCCGAGATCGAGGGCGTCACGATGACGAACTTCCTCCGCACGGCACTGAACGCCAAGATCGAAGAGCGCGAGGAGCTCTTCGAGGAAGACGAGGGCGAAGAAGCGGAGGGAGACGAGGGCTACGAGACCTCGCCGATGGAAGGCCCCGCCGACGACGGCGAGGTCGGCGTCGCCGAGTTCCAGCAGCTCCTCCAGGAGAAGATGGAACAGCTGGACATGGACGAAAAGTTCGCCCAGCGGTACCTCAACGCTGGCTTCTCCGGCGGCGAAAAGAAACAGAACGAAGTGCTGCAGGCCGCCATCCTCGAGCCGTCGATCGCCGTGCTCGACGAGATCGACTCCGGGCTCGACATCGATCGCCTGCAGGACGTCTCGAACGGGATCAACGCGCTGCGCGACAACGTCGGCACCGGCATCCTCCAGATCACCCACTACCAGCGCATCCTCGACTACGTCGAGCCGGACCACGTCCACATCATGCTCGACGGTCAGGTCGTCAAGAGCGGCGACGCCTCGCTGGCGGAAGAACTCGAGGACAAGGGGTACGACTGGGTCCGCGACGAGGTCTACGGCG